One genomic region from Cucumis melo cultivar AY chromosome 9, USDA_Cmelo_AY_1.0, whole genome shotgun sequence encodes:
- the LOC103482987 gene encoding cytochrome b5, with product MASDPKVRLFEEVAKHNKTKDCWLVISGKVYDVTPFMEDHPGGDEVLLSATGKDATNDFEDVGHSDSAREMMDKYYIGEIDPSTVPLKKIYIPSQQTQHNPDKTPEFVIKILQFLVPMLILGLAFAVRHYTKNE from the exons ATGGCTTCGGATCCGAAGGTTCGTCTATTCGAAGAAGTGGCAAAGCACAACAAAACCAAAGATTGCTGGCTTGTTATCTCTGGGAAG GTTTATGATGTAACTCCTTTCATGGAGGATCACCCCGGAGGTGATGAAGTATTATTGTCAGCAACTG GAAAAGATGCCACAAACGATTTCGAAGATGTTGGGCACAGTGATTCAGCAAGAGAAATGATGGACAAATATTACATCGGAGAAATTGATCCTTCAACGGTACCTTTGAAGAAGATTTACATTCCATCACAACAAACACAGCACAACCCAGACAAGACACCTGAGTTTGTGATCAAGATCTTGCAGTTTTTGGTTCCCATGTTGATTTTGGGTTTGGCATTTGCTGTTCGACACTACACCAAGAATGAATAA